In Chthonomonadales bacterium, the following are encoded in one genomic region:
- a CDS encoding response regulator has translation MAGLEGKRILICEDEGVTHVCLQYAADRAGMGIVGSAVTGDEAVTVALRERPDIILMDIRMPGIDGIEATRQILAEHPACVVMLTAYADEEHQEAAFEAGASGYLVKPISVDALGPALVEALDFHADRMLAANR, from the coding sequence ATGGCGGGTCTTGAGGGCAAGCGCATACTTATCTGCGAAGATGAGGGGGTCACACACGTCTGTCTTCAGTACGCGGCCGACCGTGCTGGGATGGGGATCGTGGGCTCGGCGGTCACGGGGGATGAGGCGGTGACTGTGGCGCTGCGAGAGCGGCCGGACATCATCCTGATGGACATCCGTATGCCGGGTATTGACGGGATCGAGGCCACGCGCCAGATCCTGGCGGAGCACCCCGCGTGTGTCGTGATGCTGACCGCGTACGCCGACGAGGAGCATCAGGAGGCCGCGTTCGAGGCCGGCGCGTCGGGATACCTGGTGAAGCCGATCAGCGTGGATGCGCTCGGGCCCGCGCTCGTCGAGGCGCTGGACTTCCACGCGGACCGGATGCTGGCGGCGAATCGCTGA
- a CDS encoding DUF1559 domain-containing protein, which translates to MGIAGVGRRTGPAADAARTGAFTLIELLVVIAIIAILAAILFPVFAQARDKARGISCLSNSKQIALAVQMYASDYDETIVPGNIGNPFMFGSVFYYDGLLEPYVKSKSVWTCPSVGAPRGRTKSIGMNDSVAVRLSTFGTPPPVLALAQIQYPAELIVMNETMANPYNGDASFGTGSFGSAFRACSAANRDAQGLTPVTIDAPYLRHSKGANYAMGDGHAKWLRPSSTLTPNVMWFPNRPTLTGIPQDCDDVNDLR; encoded by the coding sequence ATGGGCATTGCAGGCGTCGGACGACGCACCGGGCCTGCCGCGGACGCGGCACGCACCGGGGCTTTCACGCTGATCGAGCTGCTTGTCGTGATCGCGATTATCGCGATATTGGCGGCCATCCTCTTCCCGGTCTTCGCCCAGGCCCGCGACAAGGCGCGCGGCATCTCCTGTCTCTCCAACTCCAAGCAGATCGCCCTCGCGGTCCAGATGTACGCCAGCGACTACGATGAGACCATCGTTCCTGGCAACATCGGCAATCCGTTCATGTTCGGGTCCGTCTTCTACTACGACGGCCTCCTGGAGCCCTACGTCAAGAGCAAGAGCGTCTGGACCTGCCCCAGCGTCGGCGCGCCGCGCGGGCGCACCAAATCGATCGGCATGAACGACAGCGTGGCCGTGCGCCTCTCGACCTTCGGCACGCCGCCGCCGGTCCTCGCCCTCGCACAGATCCAGTACCCGGCCGAGCTGATCGTCATGAACGAGACGATGGCCAACCCCTACAACGGCGACGCCAGCTTCGGGACGGGCAGCTTCGGCAGCGCGTTTCGTGCATGCTCGGCCGCCAACCGCGACGCGCAGGGGCTGACTCCGGTCACGATCGACGCCCCCTACCTGCGCCACAGCAAGGGCGCCAACTACGCGATGGGCGACGGTCACGCCAAGTGGTTGCGTCCCTCGTCCACGCTCACGCCGAACGTGATGTGGTTCCCGAACCGGCCCACGCTGACGGGGATCCCCCAGGACTGCGATGACGTCAACGACCTGAGATAG